The Fibrobacter sp. UWEL genome has a segment encoding these proteins:
- a CDS encoding His/Gly/Thr/Pro-type tRNA ligase C-terminal domain-containing protein: MSRSRGRRRRQKLGYKFRQCELQKVPYKIIVGDNRPRREQRTNLFVHCRAAAVGSA; the protein is encoded by the coding sequence GTGAGCCGCAGCCGCGGACGCCGAAGGCGTCAAAAGCTTGGCTACAAGTTCCGTCAGTGCGAACTCCAGAAGGTTCCGTACAAGATTATTGTAGGTGACAACCGCCCAAGGCGAGAGCAGCGGACAAATTTATTTGTCCATTGCCGAGCCGCTGCGGTTGGGAGTGCGTAG